One genomic segment of Methylocystis sp. SC2 includes these proteins:
- a CDS encoding twin transmembrane helix small protein has protein sequence MPSPSNLLVVVAVAAVILVVVAGFINMFRGGEGAPARSQKLMRWRVGLQLLALLIVLGVLYARGRW, from the coding sequence ATGCCAAGTCCTTCAAATCTATTGGTCGTCGTCGCCGTCGCGGCGGTGATTCTTGTCGTCGTCGCCGGCTTCATCAATATGTTTCGCGGCGGCGAGGGCGCGCCGGCCCGCTCGCAGAAGCTGATGCGTTGGCGCGTCGGCCTGCAACTGCTGGCGCTTCTCATCGTGCTCGGCGTGCTTTACGCGCGGGGCCGCTGGTAA